The Dehalococcoidia bacterium genomic sequence AATACTCTGGCACAGACACTGATGGCCGGGGCCAAAGGGTGTCTCGAATACAGCCGCTTTTCCCCGGAGGAACTCTTGAAAGCCGTACGCACAGTCGCATCGGGCAGCAGAATGGAGATATCACCCGCCGTTGCCCTGGCACTGCTCAACATCACTCGCAATGGCCCTTTAGAGCAAAAATACGCGCAAAGATGGACGAGCGAGATCGGCATCACATCCAGGGAGATGGATATCCTCGATCTAATGGTGACGAAAAAGAGTAATGCTGAAATCGCCGTAGTTCTGGGCATCACAGAGAAAACAGTCAAGAATCATATTAACAGCATCTACGCTAAACTGAAAATCAAAAACCGCTATGAGATCATCAACCTTAAAGCAAAGCATTCGCCTTGAAGTACTGGCGCCCTCGTGGAGGCCGCCGCAAAATCCCTATCAACCCCCTCAATCCCCCAACTCTTTGGGGGAGGAAAAGAAGATTTCGGGGACACCCCTAAAACCCCGGCAATGAAATATCTCTGCACTCTCATACCCAACTCTCGTTCTAGCCTGACGCAGGGACATCATCCTTCCCGCCTTTTCGGAAAACCAATCCTTTGGCATCAACATCCGCAACGACGTTGTCCCCCTCCTGAAACTCTCCCTGCAAAATCTTCTTGGAGAGCGGGTTCTCCACAAAACGCTGAATGGCGCGGCGCAACGGACGAGCCCCATACAAGGGATCAAAGCCTTCCTTAGCCAGCCATGACTTCGCCTCGGCCGTCAGCGCAACAGTGATCTGCCGCTCTTCCAAGCGCTCTTGAAGCTCATTCAGCATAAGTTCCACGATCTGATGGATTTGCTCTTCGCTCAGCTCATCGAAGATGATGATCTCATCGATCCGGTTGAGAAACTCCGGACGGAACGTCCGCTTGAGAGTGTCTTCAACCGCGCTTTTCTTACGCTGACGGTCGGCCTTGGTCTCATCACTGCGGCGAAAGCCGATTGTCCCTCGCTGAAATTCCAGGCTCCCTAGATTGCTGGTCATAATAACCACCGTGTTCTTGAAATCCACCGTGCGCCCATGTCCATCCGTCAGTTGCCCATCCTCCAGAATTTGCAGCAGAATATTGAAGACATCCGGATGGGCTTTCTCGATCTCATCGAAGAGAATCACCCGATAAGGACGGCGGCGGATAATCTCGGTGAGCTGCCCCCCTTCCTCATATCCGATGCACCCCGGCGGCGCTCCGATCAGGCGAGATACGGTATGTTTCTCCATATACTCCGACATGTCCATTCTGACCAGCGCCTCTTCCTCATCAAAGAGAAACTCGGCCAGAGCCCGGGCAAGTTCCGTTTTGCCCACACCGGTGGGGCCGAGGAAAATGAAGCTGCCGATGGGCCTCCTGGGATCTTTCAGCCCGGCACGGGCGCGCCTGATTGCATCGGAGATGGCGGCTATGGCCTCATCCTGCCCAACCACACGTTCATGGAGTCGCTCTTCCATATCGACCAGCTTCTCGCTTTCTCCTTCCAGCATACGGCTGGGAGGAATACCCGTCCATTTGGAGATCAGTTGGGCAATGTCTTCCTCATCAACGACCCTATCGATTTTCTCCTCCTTCAGCCAGCGGCTCCTCTCTTCATTGTATTGCTGTTCAATACCCAATCTCTCGGCCTTCAAGTTGGCTGCCTTCTCGTAGTCACTTCTCTGTGCCGCAGCTTCCTCTTCATCCGTCAGATATCTGAGCTTTTGTACCAGCTCTTTGATCTCGGGAGGATAGCTTTCGGAATCGATTCGCAGCTTGGCGGCCGCCTCATCGATCAGATCGATGGCCTTATCGGGAAGAAAACGGCCGGAGACATAACGATCGCTGAGTTTGGCTGCCGCTTCAAGAGCAGAGTCCGTGATCTGGATTTTGTGGTGCGATTCGTATTTGGGACGCAGCCCTCTCAGCATCTCGATGGTCGTCTCCACACTCGGCTCATCGATGAGCACCGGCTGAAATCGCCTCTCCAAAGCGGCATCTTTTTCGATCCGCTCCCGATACTCATCCAGCGTAGTAGCCCCAATGCACTGCAACTCTCCCCGAGCTAATGCCGGTTTCAACATATTGGACGCATCGATTGCTCCCTCGGCGGCACCGGCACCCACCACCGTGTGCAGTTCATCAATGAAGAGGATGATCTCGCCCTGAGCCCGGCGGACTTCATCCATTACCGCTTTGAGGCGTTCCTCGAATTCGCCGCGAAACTTGCTTCCGGCCACCAGGGACCCCATATCCAGCGCGATCACCCGGCGTCCTCTCAATGACTCCGGCACATCATCGGCAGCCACTTTCTGGGCCAGCCCTTCAGCAATCGCCGTCTTGCCCACCCCGACCTCCCCGATGATCACAGGGTTATTCTTGGTGCGACGGGTCAATACCTGCATCACGCGCTTTATCTCTTCTTCGCGCCCGATAACCGGATCGAGTTTCCCTTCGAGCGCCAGCATAGTCAGGTCCCGGCTGTATTTTTCCAAA encodes the following:
- a CDS encoding response regulator transcription factor, producing MSRTTVLIVDDNLIIRRGLKSLLANEPDLTVVGEASTGSEAIHWMAKTSADVVLMDIRMPGMDGIKATAEIMRLRPRANILVITALDNPNTLAQTLMAGAKGCLEYSRFSPEELLKAVRTVASGSRMEISPAVALALLNITRNGPLEQKYAQRWTSEIGITSREMDILDLMVTKKSNAEIAVVLGITEKTVKNHINSIYAKLKIKNRYEIINLKAKHSP
- a CDS encoding AAA family ATPase, producing MRPDRFTEQAQAVLAASQELVRKFRHSQWDVEHILLALLNQEHGLTDEILRQLGVAPAQVRQMTEAILERSPKVAYESVQFYATPRVMQLLQNADAEANRLQDEFVSTEHVLIAIVGERGGQLAPIFETFGIDQEKVYRVLQDIRGGQRVTDSRPESKYKALEKYSRDLTMLALEGKLDPVIGREEEIKRVMQVLTRRTKNNPVIIGEVGVGKTAIAEGLAQKVAADDVPESLRGRRVIALDMGSLVAGSKFRGEFEERLKAVMDEVRRAQGEIILFIDELHTVVGAGAAEGAIDASNMLKPALARGELQCIGATTLDEYRERIEKDAALERRFQPVLIDEPSVETTIEMLRGLRPKYESHHKIQITDSALEAAAKLSDRYVSGRFLPDKAIDLIDEAAAKLRIDSESYPPEIKELVQKLRYLTDEEEAAAQRSDYEKAANLKAERLGIEQQYNEERSRWLKEEKIDRVVDEEDIAQLISKWTGIPPSRMLEGESEKLVDMEERLHERVVGQDEAIAAISDAIRRARAGLKDPRRPIGSFIFLGPTGVGKTELARALAEFLFDEEEALVRMDMSEYMEKHTVSRLIGAPPGCIGYEEGGQLTEIIRRRPYRVILFDEIEKAHPDVFNILLQILEDGQLTDGHGRTVDFKNTVVIMTSNLGSLEFQRGTIGFRRSDETKADRQRKKSAVEDTLKRTFRPEFLNRIDEIIIFDELSEEQIHQIVELMLNELQERLEERQITVALTAEAKSWLAKEGFDPLYGARPLRRAIQRFVENPLSKKILQGEFQEGDNVVADVDAKGLVFRKGGKDDVPASG